The sequence CCGAACCTGTAGGAGCCGGCTTGCTGGCGAACCCGGTCCGGCTCATGATCACGGGTCGACTGCTCCACCGCGTTCGCCACCGTCGTAACCTCCGACAGCTCCTACAGTGGTGCGCCACCAAGGCGATCAGGGACGTGCCACGGAGGCGATCAGGGACGTGCCACGGAGGCGATCAGGGGCGTGCCACCAGGACGATTTCCGAGGTTGAGCCGCGTGGCCAGCCGGTCTGCGCTGATTGAAAGCACGGTGTTCGCGAGACGTGACCGCAAAATGACAAACACCGCCGAACCCGTAGGAGCCGGCTTGCTGGCGAACCCGGTCCGGCTCATGATCACGGGTCGACTGCTCCACCGCGTTCGCCACCGTCGTAACCTCCGACAGCTCCTACAGGGGTGTGTCGTGTTCGCCGAAAGGGTGTTCACTGCTGCATTGATCCAGCGCTAATCCCTAAAACGCTAAACCCGCTATTTTGAAGGTCATTCCATGCAAGAACGCATCGCCGTCATCGACTTCGAAACCACCGGCATTTCCCCCAGCAGCTACTGCCGCGCCACGGAAATCGCTGTGGTCATCGTCGAGCAGGGCGTGATAGTCGAGCGTTATCAGAGCCTGATGAACGCCGGCGTGCGCATCCCGTCGTTTATCGAATCCCTCACCGGGATCAGCAACAGCATGCTACGCACGGCGCCACCGGCCGAACGCGTGATGAACGAAGTCGCCGAGTTCGTCGGTCTGACGCCGCTGGTGGCGCACAACGCCTCATTCGACCAAAAGTTCTGGGATTTTGAGCTGTCGCGCATCAAGCGCAATCGCGTGCAAAGCTTTGCCTGTTCGATGTTGCTGGCCCGGCGTCTACTGCCAAGCGCGCCCAACCACAAACTCGGCACCCTCACCAGTTGGGCAGGCTTGCCCCACACCGGCAAGGCTCACCGGGCCATGGCCGATGCCGAAATGGCCGCCAACCTCACGCTGCACCTGGGCCACCAACTGCGCGACACTCATGGCCTGGCGGGTGTTTCTCACCAGTTGTTGTGTACATTGCAGAAAGTCCCGGCGAAGAAAATTGCGGATGCCATCAGCAAGCATCGCGGCCTTGCGGCGAGTCGGTAGGACCGACTTCTACTCCCACAGGTGTACACGCGTCGCCTTCCCGGCCAAAGTCAGTCCCACTGAATGCATGTTGTCAGTAGGACCGGCTTCAGCCGGGAAGAGGCCACCTGTCGCGACATCACATTTGCAGTGCAGCAACCGACGCCTTCCCGGCTAAAGCCAGTCCTACGGGTGTACGCGTTGCCTTTCCATCCAAAGCCAGTCCCACTGGATTAACGCATGCTGTCAGTGGGACCGGCTTCAGCCGGGAAGAGGCCATTCAGCGCGACATCACATTTGCAGTGTGGCAACCGACGCCTTCCCGGCCAAAGTCAGTCCCACTGAATGCATGTTGTCAGTAGGACCGGCTTCAGCCGGGAAGAGGCCACTTGTCGCGACATCACATTTGCAGTGTGGCAACCGACGCCTTCCCGGCCAAAGTCAGTCCCACTGAATGCATGTTGTCAGTAGGACCGGCTTCAGCCGGGAAGAGGCCATTCAGCGCGACATCACATTTGCAGTGTGGCAACCGACGCCTTCCCGGCTAAAGTCAGTCCCACTGAATGCATGTTGTCAGTAGGACCGGCTTCAGCCGGGAAGAGGCCACTTGTCGCGACATCACATTTGCAGTGCAGCAACCGACGCCTTCCCGGCCAAAGTCAGTCCCACTGAATGCATGTTGTCAGTAGGACCGGCTTCAGCCGGGAAGAGGCCACTTGTCGCGACATCACATTTGCAGTGCAGCAACCGACGCCCTCCCGGCCAAAGCCAGTCCCACTGAATGCATGTTGTCAGTAGGACCGGCTTCAGCCGGGAAGAGGCCACTTGTCGCGACATCACATTTGCAGTGTGGCAACCGACGCCTTCCCGGCCAAAGTCAGTCCCACTGAATGCATGTTGTCAGTAGGACCGGCTTCAGCCGGGAAGAGGCCATTCAGCGCGACATCACATTTGCAGTGTGGCAACCGACGCCTTCCCGGCTAAAGCCAGTCCTACAGGTGTACGCGTTGCCCTCCCAGCTAAAGCCAGTCCCGTTGGATGAATGCGTGCTGTCAGTAGGACCGGCTTCAGCCGGGAAGAGGCCCTTGAGTACAACATCACATTTGCAGTGCAGCAACCGACGCCCTCCCGGCTAAAGCCAGTCCCACAGCTGTACACGCATCGCCTTCCCATCCAAAGCCAGTCCCACTCAAACGCAGCGTCAGGGCATATAAAAGTGTACGGGTCGAATAAACCCCATTTGTAACTGACGCCACCGCCCCGGACATTTCTAGAATCAGTCCCACAATAAATGACTGCACTAGAGCCCTTCATGCCTGCCGCCCGCCGTTTTCCCCTGCTGCTCATCGGGGCCTTTTTCGCGCTTTATGTGATCTGGGGCTCAACCTACCTAGCCATCCGCATCGGCATTGAAACCTGGCCCCCATTGATGATGGCCGGGGTGCGTTTCACCATCGCCGGCTCCATCCTGTTCGCCTTCATGCGCTTTCGCGGCGCGCCTATGCCCAGCTGGAAACAGTGGAAGGCCGCCGGCATGATCGGCTTTCTGTTGCTCGCCTGCGGCAATGGCGGCGTCACCCTGGCGGAACATGCCGGCGTTGCCTCCGGCGTCGCCGCATTGGCGGTGGCCTCGGTGCCGCTGTTCACCTTGCTGTTTGGCCTGTTCTGGGGCCATCGTAATACGGGCCTGGAATGGGCTGGCATCCTGCTCGGCCTCGTCGGCATCTCCTTGCTCAACCTCGGCTCCAACCTGCAGGCCAGCCCCATGGGCGCGGCGCTGGTGATCTTTGCTGCCGCTACCTGGGCCTTCGGTTCGGTGTGGAGCCGCTACCTGCCGCTGCCCTCAGGCCCGATGGCCAGCGCCTGCGAAATGCTGGTAGCCGGCGCCGTGCTGTTGCTCGGCAGCTTCGTCAGCGGTGAGCGCGTCACCCAGTCCCCCGGCCTGTCCGGTTGGCTGGTGATGGCCTATCTGGTGGTGTTCGGCTCCATCGTCGCGTTCAGCTCCTACATGTACCTGCTCAAAAATGTCCGGCCCGCTGCCGCGACCAGCTATTGCTACGTCAACCCGGCGGTGGCGGTGCTGCTCGGCGTGTTGTTCGCGGGCGAACACATCGGCTGGGCAGAAGGCGCAGCGATGGCCGTGATCATCAGCGCCGTCGTGCTTATCGGCCTGCCGCAGTGGCGCAAGCAGAAACCGGTAGAGAAAGGGTAAACTGCGCGCAATCGTCTTCTACAGACGCGTGTGCGCTGATCTTTTTCCAACGGTATTCAAATGACATTCGCCTCCCTCGGCCTGATCGAACCCCTGCTGCGTGCCCTCGAAACACTGGGCTACCAGACGCCCACCCCCGTTCAGGCCCAGGCCATTCCGCCCGTGCTCGAAGGCCGCGACCTCATGGCCGCCGCCCAGACCGGCACCGGCAAAACCGCAGGCTTCGCGCTGCCATTGCTGCAACGCCTGACCATGGAAGGCCCCAAAGTCGCGCCCAACTCGGTGCGTGCGCTGATCCTGGTGCCGACCCGCGAGCTGGCCGAGCAGGTTCACGAAGCCATCGCGCAATACGGCGAACACCTGCCGCTGACCACTTACGCGGCCTATGGCGGCGTCAGCATCAACCCGCAGATGATGAAACTGCGCCGAGGCGTCGACGTGCTGGTGGCCACCCCCGGCCGCTTGCTTGATCTGCATCGCCAGAACGCCGTCAAGTTTTCCCAGCTTCAAACCCTGATCCTCGACGAAGCCGACCGCATGCTCGATCTGGGCTTCTCCGAAGAGCTGCGCAACATCTACGCCGCCTTGCCGAAACGTCGCCAGACGCTGCTGTTCTCCGCGACCTTCTCCGATGCCATTCGCGCGCTGGCCGAGCAAATGCTCGACAACCCGCTGAGCATCGAAGTCAGCCCGCGCAACGTGGCGGCGTCGTCGGTCAAGCAGTGGATCGTCACCGTCGACAAGAAGCGCAAAAGCGAGCTGTTTATCCATCTGCTCAAGAAGCAGCGCTGGAGCCAGGTGCTGGTGTTCGCCAAGACCCGCGTCGGCGTCGATCAACTGGTGGAGCGCCTGCAAGGCCTGAGCATCAACGCCGACGGCATTCACGGTGACAAACCCCAAGCCACCCGCCAGCGCGCGCTGGATCGCTTCAAGAGCGGTGACGTGCAGATCCTCGTCGCGACCGACGTCGCCGCCCGTGGTCTGGACATCGACGACCTGCCGACGGTGGTCAACCTCGACCTGCCTATCGTTGCCGAAGACTACATCCACCGCATCGGTCGCACCGGCCGCGCGGGCCAGACCGGCGAAGCGATCTCCCTGGTGTGCGCCGACGAAGTCGACCTGCTCAGCGCCATCGAAGTGCTCACCCGCCAGACCCTGCAACGCCGCGAAGAACCCGACTTCATCCCGGAACACCGCGTACCGGTGACCGATGCCACCGGGCAGATTCTCAAGAAACCGAAAAAGCCGAAGAAACCCAAAACCAGCGGGGGCGGCGGTAAACGCAATCTCGGTAAGTGGGTGGACAGCGGGGAGACTGCGGCGGAAGTGCCTGCGGCCAAGCCTATTCGGAAAGTGCCGGTGTTCAACACCGGGCCGCGCAAGCGTAAGCCGTAAGGAAAATACGGCGCGAGTCCGGGCGATCTCACCAGTGCCCGGACTTCAGCGCGATCAATGTAGGACCGGCTTCAGCCGGGAAGAGGCCTGCATGAGCACCGTCAGATTTTCAGCGTGACAACCGACGCCTTCCCGGCTAAAGCCAGTCCCACTAGGTGACCGCGCTGTGTCAGTGGGACCGGCTTTAGCCGGGAAGAGGCCAGTGTGATCGCCATCAATTCTGCGGTGTGACCACTGACGCCTTCCCGGCTAAAACCGGTCCACAGGGTGAACGCTGCGGTCAGTGGGACCGGCTTCAGCCGGGAATAGGCAGGTGTGATCGCCATCAATCCTGCGGCGTGACAATGCCCCTTTCCCGGCTAAAGCCAGTCCTACAAAAATGCCTATCGCTTGCGCAGCACGTCCTGATACAAATCGGCGTACGCCTTCACCATCGTCGGCGCCGTAAACATCGACTCAAACCGCTGCACCGCTCTCAATCCCATCTGCTTGGCGAG comes from Pseudomonas lutea and encodes:
- a CDS encoding DEAD/DEAH box helicase, which codes for MTFASLGLIEPLLRALETLGYQTPTPVQAQAIPPVLEGRDLMAAAQTGTGKTAGFALPLLQRLTMEGPKVAPNSVRALILVPTRELAEQVHEAIAQYGEHLPLTTYAAYGGVSINPQMMKLRRGVDVLVATPGRLLDLHRQNAVKFSQLQTLILDEADRMLDLGFSEELRNIYAALPKRRQTLLFSATFSDAIRALAEQMLDNPLSIEVSPRNVAASSVKQWIVTVDKKRKSELFIHLLKKQRWSQVLVFAKTRVGVDQLVERLQGLSINADGIHGDKPQATRQRALDRFKSGDVQILVATDVAARGLDIDDLPTVVNLDLPIVAEDYIHRIGRTGRAGQTGEAISLVCADEVDLLSAIEVLTRQTLQRREEPDFIPEHRVPVTDATGQILKKPKKPKKPKTSGGGGKRNLGKWVDSGETAAEVPAAKPIRKVPVFNTGPRKRKP
- the yedA gene encoding drug/metabolite exporter YedA; amino-acid sequence: MPAARRFPLLLIGAFFALYVIWGSTYLAIRIGIETWPPLMMAGVRFTIAGSILFAFMRFRGAPMPSWKQWKAAGMIGFLLLACGNGGVTLAEHAGVASGVAALAVASVPLFTLLFGLFWGHRNTGLEWAGILLGLVGISLLNLGSNLQASPMGAALVIFAAATWAFGSVWSRYLPLPSGPMASACEMLVAGAVLLLGSFVSGERVTQSPGLSGWLVMAYLVVFGSIVAFSSYMYLLKNVRPAAATSYCYVNPAVAVLLGVLFAGEHIGWAEGAAMAVIISAVVLIGLPQWRKQKPVEKG
- a CDS encoding PolC-type DNA polymerase III, encoding MQERIAVIDFETTGISPSSYCRATEIAVVIVEQGVIVERYQSLMNAGVRIPSFIESLTGISNSMLRTAPPAERVMNEVAEFVGLTPLVAHNASFDQKFWDFELSRIKRNRVQSFACSMLLARRLLPSAPNHKLGTLTSWAGLPHTGKAHRAMADAEMAANLTLHLGHQLRDTHGLAGVSHQLLCTLQKVPAKKIADAISKHRGLAASR